From the Candidatus Rokuibacteriota bacterium genome, the window CGCAGCAGCCCGAAGATCGTCCGCACGGTGGTGGTCTTGCCGGCCCCGTTGGGCCCGAGCATCGCCACGACCTCCCCCTCGTTCACGCGCAGGGAGAGGCCCTCGAGCACGACCTTCTTGTCGTACCCGGCGGTCACGTCCGACAGCTCCAGCAGCGGCGCGCCCATCCTCTCCCCGCCGTGCCCCTCAGAGCCCCAGGTACACGCGCACGACCTCGTCGTTGTGCTGCACCTCGTCCGGCGTCCCCTCGGCGATCTTGCGCCCGGCGTCCAGCACCACCACCCGGTCGGAGATGTCCATCACCGCCTCCATGTGGTGGTCGATCAGCAGCACGGTGCACCCGCGCCGCACGAGTCCGCGGATCACGCCGAGGATCGTCTCCGTGGCGTCGCGCCCGAGTCCGGCCGCGGGCTCGTCCAGGAGCAGCAGGTCGGCCTCCGTGGCCATGGCCCGCGCGATGGCCAGGAGCTTCTGCTCGCCGTAGGCCAGGTTCTGCGCCAGCTCGCCCGTCTTGGCCCCGAGCCCCAGCTCCTCCAGGATGGCCCGGGCCCGGCCCCTCGCGGCCCCC encodes:
- a CDS encoding ABC transporter ATP-binding protein, whose product is MAYFEIEGLTKDFGGLRAVDALSCSVEQGKVTSLIGPNGAGKTTAFNLISGFVRPSAGHVRYRDHDITGLGPDRIVALGLARTFQDLRLFHRMTALENVTLGLQRQRGERLTHAVFGGAALRAERGAARGRARAILEELGLGAKTGELAQNLAYGEQKLLAIARAMATEADLLLLDEPAAGLGRDATETILGVIRGLVRRGCTVLLIDHHMEAVMDISDRVVVLDAGRKIAEGTPDEVQHNDEVVRVYLGL